A portion of the Perognathus longimembris pacificus isolate PPM17 chromosome 20, ASM2315922v1, whole genome shotgun sequence genome contains these proteins:
- the Aldh1a3 gene encoding aldehyde dehydrogenase family 1 member A3 has product MATTNGAVENGQPDKKPPALPRPIRNLEVKFTKIFINNDWHESKSGKKFATYNPSTLAKICDVEEGDKPDVDKAVEAAQAAFQRGSPWRRLDALSRGRLLHQLADLVERDRAILATLETMDTGKPFLHAFFIDLEGCIKTLRYYAGWADKIQGRTIPTDDNVVSFTRHEPIGVCGAITPWNFPLLMLVWKLAPALSCGNTAVLKPAEQTPLTALYLGSLIKEVGFPPGVVNIVPGFGPTVGAAISSHPQINKLAFTGSTEVGKLVKEAASRSNLKRVTLELGGKNPCIVCADADLDLAVQCAHQGAFFNQGQCCTAASRVFVEEQIYPEFVRRSVEYAKKRPVGDPFDVETEQGPQIDQKQFDKILELIESGKREGAKLECGGSATEDSGLFIKPTVFSEVTDNMRLAREEIFGPVQPILKFKNIDEVIKRANDTDYGLTAAVFTKNLDKALKLASALESGTVWVNCYNALYAQAPFGGFKMSGNGRELGEYALAEYTEVKTVTIKLDDKNA; this is encoded by the exons ATATTTATCAACAACGACTGGCATGAATCCAAGAGTGGAAAAAAGTTTGCCACGTACAACCCTTCCACCCTGGCGAAAATATGTGATGTGGAAGAAGGAGATAAG CCCGACGTAGACAAAGCCGTGGAGGCCGCCCAAGCCGCCTTTCAGAGGGGATCCCCGTGGCGCCGTCTCGATGCCCTGAGTCGTGGCCGGCTGCTGCACCAACTGGCGGACCTGGTCGAGAGAGACCGGGCCATCCTAGCT ACGCTGGAGACCATGGACACGGGCAAGCCCTTCCTCCATGCCTTCTTCATCGACCTCGAAGGCTGCATCAAGACCCTGCGTTACTATGCAGGGTGGGCAGACAAAATCCAAGGCAGGACCATTCCCACAG ATGACAACGTGGTCTCCTTCACCAGACATGAGCCCATCGGCGTGTGCGGTGCCATCACTCCA TGGAACTTCCCCCTGCTGATGCTGGTGTGGAAGCTGGCACCGGCCCTCAGCTGCGGGAACACGGCCGTGCTGAAGCCGGCGGAGCAGACGCCCCTCACCGCACTCTACCTCGGCTCGCTGATAAAAGAG GTCGGGTTCCCTCCGGGTGTGGTGAACATCGTGCCAGGATTTGGACCCACAGTGGGGGCCGCCATTTCTTCTCACCCTCAGATCAACAAGCTGGCCTTCACCGGATCCACAGAG GTCGGGAAGCTGGTGAAGGAAGCGGCCTCGCGGAGCAATCTGAAGAGGGTGACGCTGGAACTGGGGGGCAAGAACCCATGCATCGTGTGTGCAGATGCGGACT TGGACCTGGCCGTGCAGTGCGCGCACCAGGGCGCCTTCTTCAACCAGGGCCAGTGCTGCACCGCCGCCTCCAGGGTGTTCGTGGAGGAGCAGATCTACCCCGAGTTCGTCCGGCGGAGCGTGGAGTACGCCAAGAAGCGGCCGGTGGGGGACCCCTTCGATGTGGAAACAGAGCAGGGCCCGCAG ATAGACCAAAAGCAATTTGACAAGATCCTGGAGCTGATCGAGAGTGGGAAGCGGGAAGGGGCCAAGCTGGAGTGCGGGGGCTCAGCCACGGAGGACAGTGGGCTCTTCATCAAGCCCACCGTCTTCTCAGAAGTCACGGACAACATGCGGCTTGCCCGGGAGGAG ATTTTTGGACCAGTGCAGCCAATACTGAAGTTCAAAAACATTGACGAGGTCATCAAACGGGCCAATGACACGGACTACGGGCTCACTGCGGCCGTGTTCACCAAAAACCTGGACAAGGCGCTGAAGCTGGCGTCGGCGCTGGAGTCCGGAACAGTCTG GGTCAACTGCTACAATGCACTCTATGCACAGGCTCCATTTGGTGGCTTTAAGATGTCAGGAAATGGCAGAGAACT AGGTGAATACGCACTGGCCGAATACACAGAGGTCAAAACGGTCACCATCAAACTCGACGACAAGAACGCCTGA